One Pseudomonas lalucatii genomic window carries:
- a CDS encoding DUF2804 domain-containing protein yields MNSFAQPHAQTPVALCDGQGRLNPQAIGWSPRPHLDCTLPGPFGRRKRWNHWCITTPHWMLSLTQADLDYLGYGAAYFLDLESGAALAHSRMRLLARGCRLPAQAQQGHEFNHPRLHLRVAEQAGRVRLTVAATPLGGQPLQVALDIQRPAHLDSVNLVAPLAPHGFHATCRQLGLPVSGSVQLGNRHYSCSAGQSFAALDFGRGVWPLHSHWTRAAFAAPGGIAANFGAGWTDHSGLSENALWFGGELQHLDSPVHIEQSPHSVLAPWSLNTDDGRVQLRFSPRQQHRACPRVGPLFADTRQWFGHFDGILRGPAGERVPVSGALGWLGATRARW; encoded by the coding sequence ATGAACAGCTTCGCCCAGCCCCATGCCCAGACGCCCGTCGCGCTATGCGACGGCCAAGGGCGACTCAACCCGCAGGCCATCGGCTGGTCGCCCCGACCACACCTCGACTGCACCCTGCCCGGCCCCTTCGGACGGCGCAAACGCTGGAATCACTGGTGCATCACCACGCCGCACTGGATGCTCTCGCTGACCCAGGCCGACCTCGATTACCTGGGCTATGGCGCCGCCTACTTCCTCGACCTGGAGAGCGGCGCGGCCCTCGCCCATAGCCGCATGCGCCTGCTGGCGCGCGGCTGCCGGCTGCCGGCGCAGGCGCAACAGGGCCATGAGTTCAACCACCCGCGCCTGCACCTGCGCGTCGCCGAGCAGGCCGGCCGCGTGCGCCTCACGGTCGCCGCCACGCCACTGGGCGGACAACCGCTGCAGGTCGCCCTGGACATCCAGCGCCCCGCCCACCTCGACTCGGTCAACCTGGTCGCGCCCCTGGCCCCGCACGGCTTCCACGCCACCTGCCGGCAACTCGGCCTGCCCGTCAGCGGCAGCGTGCAGCTGGGCAACCGCCACTACAGCTGCAGCGCCGGACAGAGCTTCGCCGCCCTGGACTTCGGCCGGGGCGTCTGGCCGCTGCACAGCCACTGGACCCGCGCCGCCTTCGCCGCGCCGGGCGGCATCGCCGCGAACTTCGGCGCCGGCTGGACCGACCACAGCGGCCTCTCGGAAAACGCCCTGTGGTTCGGCGGCGAACTGCAACACCTGGACAGCCCGGTGCATATCGAGCAGAGCCCCCATAGCGTCCTGGCGCCCTGGTCCCTGAACACCGACGACGGCCGGGTCCAGCTGCGCTTCAGCCCACGCCAGCAACACCGGGCCTGCCCGCGCGTGGGGCCGCTGTTTGCCGACACCCGGCAGTGGTTCGGCCACTTCGACGGCATCCTGCGCGGCCCCGCAGGCGAGCGGGTGCCGGTGAGCGGCGCACTGGGCTGGCTCGGCGCGACCCGGGCGCGCTGGTAA
- the maiA gene encoding maleylacetoacetate isomerase — translation MLTLYSYWRSSAAYRVRIALNLKGLGYKQVPVHLVKDGGQQHAPEYQALNPQELVPLLVDAGNHGVRIAQSVAILEYLEEVYPVPALLPADPAQRARVRALALHIACEVHPLNNLRVLQYLSAELGASDEAKNTWYRHWVARGLTAVEQGLAPFDGRLSLGERPGYLEACLIPQLYNARRFDCALEDYPRLLAMAARCEGLAAFKQAAPEAQPDAQ, via the coding sequence ATGTTGACGCTCTATAGCTACTGGCGCTCCAGCGCCGCCTATCGGGTGCGCATCGCCCTCAACCTCAAGGGCCTGGGCTACAAGCAGGTGCCGGTGCACCTGGTCAAGGACGGCGGCCAGCAGCACGCCCCCGAGTACCAGGCGCTCAACCCGCAGGAGCTGGTGCCGCTGCTGGTCGATGCCGGCAATCACGGCGTGCGCATCGCCCAGTCGGTGGCGATCCTCGAGTACCTGGAGGAGGTCTATCCGGTGCCGGCGCTGCTGCCGGCCGACCCGGCCCAGCGTGCGCGGGTGCGGGCGCTGGCGTTGCATATCGCCTGCGAGGTGCATCCGCTGAACAACCTGCGGGTGCTGCAGTACCTGTCCGCCGAACTGGGGGCCAGCGACGAGGCGAAGAACACCTGGTACCGGCATTGGGTGGCCCGTGGCCTGACCGCGGTGGAGCAGGGCCTGGCGCCGTTCGACGGACGCCTGTCCCTCGGCGAGCGGCCCGGCTACCTGGAGGCCTGCCTGATTCCCCAGCTGTACAACGCCCGTCGCTTCGACTGCGCGCTCGAGGACTACCCCCGCCTGCTCGCGATGGCGGCGCGTTGCGAGGGGCTGGCGGCGTTCAAGCAGGCGGCACCAGAGGCGCAACCCGACGCCCAGTAG
- a CDS encoding fumarylacetoacetate hydrolase family protein, which produces MKLASLNQGRDGELLVVSRDLSRAVKVPQIAATLQAALDDWAIKRPQLEAIYQRLNNGLCEDAFVFDQADCHSPLPRAYHWADGSAYVNHVELVRKARGAEMPESFWHDPLMYQGGADAFIPPHSPIQLADEAWGIDLEAELAVITDDVPMGATPAEAAAHIQLLMLVNDVSLRNLIPGELAKGFGFYQSKPSSSFSPVAVTPDELGDCWKDGKVQRPLVSHINGALFGQPDAGTDMTFNFPTLVAHAAKTRPLGAGTIIGSGTVSNYDRSAGSSCLAEKRMLEIIEQGEARTPFLKFGDRVRIEMFDAEGRSIFGAIDQQVERYEP; this is translated from the coding sequence ATGAAACTCGCTTCTTTGAATCAAGGCCGTGATGGCGAACTGCTGGTGGTCTCCCGCGATCTGTCCCGGGCGGTGAAGGTCCCGCAGATTGCCGCCACCCTGCAGGCCGCTCTGGACGACTGGGCGATCAAGCGTCCCCAGCTGGAGGCCATCTACCAGCGCCTGAACAACGGCCTGTGCGAAGACGCCTTCGTCTTCGATCAGGCCGATTGCCACAGCCCCTTGCCGCGGGCCTACCACTGGGCCGACGGCAGCGCCTACGTCAACCATGTGGAGCTGGTGCGCAAGGCCCGCGGCGCCGAGATGCCGGAGAGTTTCTGGCACGACCCGCTGATGTACCAGGGCGGCGCCGACGCCTTCATCCCGCCACACAGCCCGATTCAGCTGGCCGATGAGGCCTGGGGCATCGACCTGGAGGCCGAGCTGGCGGTGATCACCGACGACGTGCCGATGGGCGCCACGCCGGCCGAGGCCGCCGCGCACATCCAGCTGCTGATGCTGGTCAACGACGTGTCGCTGCGCAACCTGATCCCCGGCGAGCTGGCCAAGGGCTTCGGCTTCTACCAGAGCAAGCCGTCGTCGAGCTTCTCGCCGGTGGCGGTGACCCCGGACGAGCTGGGCGACTGCTGGAAGGACGGCAAGGTGCAGCGGCCGCTGGTGTCGCATATCAACGGCGCGCTGTTCGGCCAGCCGGACGCCGGCACCGACATGACCTTCAATTTCCCCACCCTGGTGGCCCACGCCGCCAAGACCCGGCCCCTGGGCGCCGGCACCATCATCGGCTCGGGCACGGTGTCCAACTACGACCGCAGTGCCGGTTCTTCCTGCCTGGCCGAGAAGCGCATGCTGGAGATCATCGAACAGGGCGAGGCCCGCACGCCCTTCCTCAAGTTCGGCGACCGGGTGCGCATCGAGATGTTCGACGCCGAGGGCCGGAGCATCTTCGGCGCCATCGACCAGCAGGTCGAACGCTATGAACCCTGA
- a CDS encoding DUF2059 domain-containing protein, producing the protein MSRLTALCATLLLACGSVQAFADAASHAADAERFLQLARADRLTVPVYGQVQQMFAQRFAESGAPAGQQALLERYQAKANAALDRAVGWPVLKPALVELYTTHFDEREMQELLAFYRSPLGQKVLEKMPMLTAQSARLTQNKLEAAVPRVNELLAEMSGKLDAKKP; encoded by the coding sequence ATGTCTCGTCTTACCGCTTTGTGTGCCACGCTGCTGCTGGCCTGTGGCAGCGTCCAGGCCTTCGCCGATGCCGCCAGCCACGCCGCCGATGCCGAGCGCTTCCTGCAGCTGGCGCGGGCCGACCGGCTGACCGTGCCGGTGTACGGCCAGGTGCAGCAGATGTTCGCCCAGCGTTTCGCCGAGAGCGGGGCGCCGGCGGGCCAGCAGGCGCTGCTCGAGCGCTACCAGGCCAAGGCCAATGCGGCACTGGATCGGGCGGTCGGCTGGCCGGTGCTCAAGCCGGCGCTGGTCGAGCTCTACACCACTCATTTCGACGAACGGGAGATGCAGGAGCTGTTGGCCTTCTATCGCTCGCCCCTGGGGCAGAAGGTGCTGGAGAAGATGCCGATGCTCACCGCGCAGTCGGCGCGCCTGACCCAGAACAAGCTGGAGGCGGCGGTGCCGCGGGTGAACGAGTTGCTGGCGGAAATGAGCGGCAAACTGGACGCGAAAAAACCTTAA
- a CDS encoding DsbA family protein, whose translation MPARLLYVMDPMCSWCWGFAPVLESLAGQAAAAGVPLQLVVGGLRRERIAVDAAARVRYLGYWQAVNASTGQLFDFDRGLPEGLVYDTEPACRALVTARQLDPESAWPLAKLIQRAFYTEGVDVTQAAALVALAEQAGIPRIEFAEAFDSPAMHAATAADFAWVQDLGIAGFPTLLAQRNGQLALLTNGYQPLATLAPLLGRWLEQAAHG comes from the coding sequence ATGCCCGCACGCCTGCTCTATGTGATGGACCCGATGTGTTCCTGGTGCTGGGGCTTCGCCCCGGTGCTCGAGTCCCTCGCCGGGCAGGCGGCCGCGGCCGGCGTGCCGCTGCAGCTGGTGGTCGGCGGCCTGCGCCGCGAGCGCATCGCCGTCGATGCGGCGGCGCGGGTGCGCTACCTCGGCTACTGGCAGGCGGTCAACGCCAGCACCGGCCAGCTGTTCGACTTCGACCGTGGCCTGCCCGAGGGCCTGGTCTACGATACCGAGCCGGCCTGCCGGGCCCTGGTCACCGCGCGCCAGCTCGATCCCGAGAGCGCCTGGCCGCTGGCCAAGCTGATCCAGCGGGCGTTCTACACCGAGGGCGTCGACGTCACCCAGGCGGCGGCCCTGGTGGCCCTGGCCGAACAGGCGGGGATACCGCGCATCGAGTTCGCCGAAGCCTTCGACAGCCCGGCCATGCACGCGGCCACCGCCGCCGATTTCGCCTGGGTGCAGGACCTGGGCATCGCCGGTTTCCCCACCCTGCTGGCCCAGCGCAACGGCCAGCTGGCGCTGCTGACCAACGGCTACCAGCCGCTGGCGACGCTGGCGCCCTTGCTCGGCCGCTGGCTGGAGCAGGCCGCCCATGGCTGA
- a CDS encoding BolA family protein → MSKLEQLQAAFAALQPQHLEVLDESHMHSRGLETHYKAVIVSPQFSGLNAVKRHQKVYASLGELMGQLHALALHTYTPEEWAQQGAAPDSPTCRGGSQHEH, encoded by the coding sequence ATGTCGAAACTGGAACAGCTGCAGGCGGCCTTTGCCGCGTTGCAGCCGCAGCACCTCGAGGTGCTGGATGAAAGCCATATGCACAGCCGCGGGCTGGAAACCCACTACAAGGCGGTCATCGTCAGCCCGCAGTTCAGCGGCCTGAATGCGGTCAAGCGTCATCAGAAGGTCTACGCCAGCCTCGGCGAGCTGATGGGCCAGCTGCATGCCCTGGCGCTGCACACCTACACCCCCGAGGAGTGGGCGCAGCAGGGCGCCGCACCGGACTCGCCGACCTGCCGCGGCGGCAGCCAGCACGAGCACTGA
- the hppD gene encoding 4-hydroxyphenylpyruvate dioxygenase yields the protein MNAVNKIEQHNPIGTDGFEFVEYTAPTPEGIQQLRELFTAMGFTETAKHRSKEVWLFQQNDINFVLNGSPTGHVREFGLKHGPSACAMAFRVKNAAQAAAYVEAQGAKLVGSHANFGELNIPCVEGIGGSLLYLVDRYGDKSIYDVDFEYIEGRSANDNAVGLKEIDHLTHNVKRGQMDVWSGFYERIANFREIRYFDIEGKLTGLLSRAMTAPCGKIRIPINESADEKSQIEEFIREYHGEGIQHIALSTEDIYATVRQLRANGVDFMQTPDTYYAKVDTRVAGHGEPLEQLRELNILIDGAPGDDGILLQIFTNTVIGPIFFEIIQRKGNQGFGEGNFKALFESIEEDQIKRGVLKDE from the coding sequence ATGAACGCCGTGAACAAGATCGAACAGCACAACCCCATCGGCACCGACGGCTTCGAGTTCGTCGAATACACCGCCCCGACCCCAGAAGGCATCCAGCAGCTGCGCGAGCTGTTCACCGCCATGGGCTTCACCGAGACGGCCAAGCACCGCTCCAAGGAAGTCTGGCTGTTCCAGCAGAACGACATCAACTTCGTGCTCAACGGCAGCCCCACCGGCCATGTCCGCGAGTTCGGCCTCAAGCACGGGCCGAGCGCCTGCGCCATGGCCTTCCGGGTGAAGAACGCGGCCCAGGCCGCCGCCTATGTCGAGGCCCAGGGCGCCAAGCTGGTCGGCAGCCACGCCAACTTCGGCGAGCTGAACATTCCCTGCGTCGAGGGCATCGGCGGCTCCCTGCTGTACCTGGTGGATCGCTACGGCGACAAGAGCATCTACGACGTCGACTTCGAGTACATCGAGGGCCGCTCGGCCAACGACAACGCCGTGGGTCTCAAGGAGATCGACCACCTGACCCACAACGTCAAGCGCGGACAGATGGACGTCTGGTCGGGCTTCTACGAGCGCATCGCCAACTTCCGCGAGATCCGCTACTTCGATATCGAGGGCAAGCTCACCGGCCTGCTCTCAAGGGCCATGACCGCGCCCTGCGGCAAGATCCGCATCCCGATCAACGAGTCGGCCGACGAGAAGTCGCAGATCGAGGAGTTCATCCGCGAGTACCACGGCGAGGGCATCCAGCACATCGCCCTGAGCACCGAGGACATCTACGCCACCGTGCGCCAGTTGCGCGCCAACGGCGTGGACTTCATGCAGACCCCGGACACCTACTACGCCAAGGTCGACACCCGCGTCGCCGGCCACGGCGAGCCGCTGGAGCAACTGCGCGAGCTGAACATCCTGATCGACGGCGCCCCGGGCGACGACGGCATCCTGCTGCAGATCTTCACCAACACGGTGATCGGCCCGATCTTCTTCGAGATCATCCAGCGCAAGGGCAACCAGGGCTTCGGCGAAGGCAACTTCAAGGCCCTGTTCGAGTCCATCGAGGAAGACCAGATCAAGCGCGGTGTGCTCAAGGACGAATGA
- a CDS encoding homogentisate 1,2-dioxygenase — protein MSRKWISFPLREGECSRQAHCDFPEGTYEREMGREGFFGPTAHLHHKHPPTGWIDWQGPLRPHAFNFNDIASERDCPLLAPLCLHNGDVKLRVWKSHGAMGHLVRNADGDDLLFIHEGTGHFYCDFGHLEYRDGDYLMIPRGTAWRIEASEPTFMLLIESSDGAYQLPDKGLLGPQAIFDAAVLDHPRLDAAFKAQQDESSWQIRIKRRGQISTVTYPYNPLDVVGWHGDNTVVRLNWRDIRPLMSHRYHLPPSAHTTFVANGFVVCTFTPRPVESDPGALKVPFYHNNDDYDEVLFYHRGNFFSRDNIEAGMVTLHPCGFPHGPHPKALKKSQESPATFVEEVAVMIDTRRALEVGEAAAAVDVAEYVNSWRAPGKDH, from the coding sequence ATGAGCCGCAAATGGATCAGTTTCCCCCTGCGCGAGGGCGAGTGTTCACGCCAGGCGCACTGCGATTTTCCCGAGGGCACCTACGAGCGGGAGATGGGTCGCGAGGGCTTCTTCGGCCCCACCGCGCACCTGCACCACAAGCATCCGCCCACCGGCTGGATCGACTGGCAGGGACCGCTGCGGCCCCATGCCTTCAATTTCAACGACATCGCCAGCGAGCGCGACTGCCCGCTGCTGGCGCCACTGTGCCTGCACAACGGCGACGTCAAGCTGCGGGTGTGGAAGAGCCACGGCGCCATGGGCCATCTGGTGCGCAATGCCGACGGCGACGACCTGCTGTTCATCCACGAAGGGACGGGGCACTTCTACTGCGACTTCGGCCACCTGGAGTACCGCGACGGCGATTACCTGATGATTCCGCGCGGCACCGCCTGGCGCATCGAGGCCAGCGAGCCGACCTTCATGCTGCTGATCGAGAGTTCGGACGGTGCCTACCAGCTGCCGGACAAGGGCCTGCTCGGCCCGCAGGCGATCTTCGATGCGGCGGTGCTCGACCATCCGCGCCTGGACGCTGCCTTCAAGGCCCAGCAGGACGAGAGCAGCTGGCAGATCCGCATCAAGCGGCGCGGCCAGATCAGCACCGTGACCTACCCCTACAACCCGCTGGACGTGGTCGGCTGGCATGGCGACAACACCGTGGTGCGCCTCAACTGGCGGGACATCCGCCCGCTGATGAGCCACCGCTACCACCTGCCGCCGTCGGCGCACACCACCTTCGTGGCCAACGGCTTCGTGGTCTGCACCTTCACCCCGCGCCCGGTGGAGAGCGACCCCGGCGCGCTCAAGGTGCCGTTCTACCACAACAACGACGACTACGACGAAGTGCTGTTCTACCACCGTGGCAACTTCTTCAGTCGCGACAATATCGAGGCCGGCATGGTCACCCTGCACCCCTGCGGCTTCCCCCACGGCCCCCATCCCAAGGCGCTGAAGAAGAGCCAGGAAAGCCCGGCGACCTTCGTAGAGGAGGTGGCGGTGATGATCGACACCCGTCGCGCCCTGGAGGTCGGCGAGGCCGCCGCGGCGGTGGATGTCGCCGAATACGTGAACTCCTGGCGTGCGCCGGGCAAAGACCACTGA
- a CDS encoding class II fumarate hydratase, with translation MSRTETDSIGPIEVPTDAYWGAQTQRSTLNFAIGEERMPLAVVHALALIKKAAARVNGRVGNLPQDIARLIEQAADEVIAGQHDAQFPLVVWQTGSGTQSNMNVNEVIAGRANELAGGPRGGKSPVHPNDHVNQAQSSNDSFPTAMHIAAARAVQHDLLPALAELSGGLAEQAARHAKLVKTGRTHLMDATPITFGQELSAFVAQLRYAEQALRGALPAVCELAQGGTAVGTGLNAPTGFAAAMAAELAALSGLPLVSAPNKFAALAGHEPLTHLSGALKTLAVALMKIANDLRLLGSGPRGGLAEVRLPANEPGSSIMPGKVNPTQCEALSMLACQVMGNDVTIGFAASQGHLQLNVFKPVIVHNLLQSIRLLADGCRNFQLHCVAGLQADAAQMAAHLERGLMLVTALNPHIGYDQAAQIAKKAYAEGTTLRAAALELGLLTDEQFDAWVRPEDMLGSDKHE, from the coding sequence ATGAGCCGCACCGAAACCGATAGCATCGGCCCTATCGAAGTCCCCACCGATGCCTACTGGGGCGCCCAGACCCAGCGCTCGACGCTCAACTTCGCCATCGGCGAGGAGCGCATGCCGCTGGCCGTGGTGCACGCCCTGGCCCTGATCAAGAAGGCCGCCGCGCGGGTCAACGGGCGCGTCGGCAACCTGCCCCAGGACATCGCCCGACTGATCGAGCAGGCCGCCGACGAGGTGATCGCCGGCCAGCACGACGCGCAGTTCCCCCTGGTGGTCTGGCAGACCGGCAGCGGCACGCAGAGCAACATGAACGTCAACGAGGTGATCGCCGGCCGCGCCAACGAGCTGGCCGGCGGCCCCCGGGGCGGCAAGAGCCCGGTGCACCCCAACGACCACGTCAACCAGGCGCAGAGCTCCAACGACAGCTTCCCTACCGCCATGCACATCGCCGCCGCCCGCGCCGTCCAGCACGACCTGCTGCCGGCCCTGGCCGAGCTGTCCGGCGGCCTGGCCGAGCAGGCCGCGCGCCACGCCAAGCTGGTCAAGACCGGGCGCACCCACCTGATGGACGCCACGCCCATCACCTTCGGCCAGGAACTCTCGGCCTTCGTCGCCCAACTGCGCTACGCCGAGCAGGCGCTTCGCGGCGCCCTGCCGGCGGTCTGCGAGCTGGCCCAGGGCGGCACCGCCGTCGGCACCGGGCTCAACGCCCCCACCGGCTTCGCCGCGGCCATGGCCGCGGAACTGGCCGCCCTCAGCGGCCTGCCGCTGGTCAGCGCACCCAACAAGTTCGCCGCCCTGGCCGGCCACGAGCCCCTGACCCACCTGTCCGGCGCCCTGAAGACCCTCGCCGTGGCCCTGATGAAGATCGCCAACGACCTGCGCCTGCTCGGCTCCGGCCCCCGCGGCGGGCTGGCCGAGGTGCGCCTGCCGGCCAACGAGCCGGGCAGTTCGATCATGCCCGGCAAGGTCAACCCGACCCAGTGCGAGGCGCTGTCGATGCTCGCCTGCCAGGTAATGGGCAACGACGTGACCATAGGCTTCGCCGCCAGCCAAGGCCATCTGCAGCTGAACGTGTTCAAGCCGGTGATCGTCCACAACCTGCTGCAGTCGATCCGCCTGCTGGCCGACGGCTGCCGCAACTTTCAGCTGCACTGCGTCGCCGGCCTGCAGGCGGACGCCGCACAGATGGCCGCCCACCTGGAACGCGGCCTGATGCTGGTCACCGCGCTCAACCCGCACATCGGCTACGACCAGGCCGCGCAGATCGCCAAGAAAGCCTATGCCGAGGGCACCACCCTGCGCGCCGCGGCGCTGGAGCTGGGCCTGCTGACCGACGAACAGTTCGACGCCTGGGTCCGCCCCGAGGACATGCTGGGAAGCGACAAGCATGAATGA
- a CDS encoding ABC transporter ATP-binding protein yields the protein MADRLSWAEIRRLALQHKKALLLANGVALLATLCSVPIPLLLPLLVDEVLLGDGDAALRVMDRFLPGAWESAAGYIGLMLLLTLLLRGAALVFNVLQARQFARLSKDIVYRIRIRLIERLKRISLGEYESLGGGTVTTHLVTDLDTLDKFVGETLSRFLVATLTLTGTAAILLWMHWQLALLILLFNPLVIFASVQLGKRVKQLKKLENDSTSRFTQALTETLEAIQEIRASNRQGYFLGRLGGRAREVRDYATASQWKSDASNRASGLLFQFGIDVFRAAAMLTVLFSDLSIGQMLAVFSYLWFMIGPVEQLLSLQYAFYAAGGALQRINELLARADEPQYPGRLDPFKGRDTVGIEVRGLSFAYNDEPVLDRLDLSIAAGEKVAIVGASGGGKSTLVQLLLGLYTPQAGTISFGGSSQAEIGLEKVRDQVAVVLQHPALFNDTVRANLCMGRERSDAACWRALEIAQLSTTIGMLPQGLDTIVGRSGVRLSGGQRQRLAIARMVLAEPKVVILDEATSALDAATEYALHQALAQFLSGRTTLIIAHRLSAVKQADRVLVFDGGRIAEDGDHQQLIAVGGLYAKLYGHLQH from the coding sequence ATGGCTGACCGCCTGAGCTGGGCGGAAATCCGTCGCCTGGCCCTGCAGCACAAGAAAGCCCTGCTGTTGGCCAATGGCGTGGCGCTGCTGGCGACCCTGTGCAGCGTGCCGATCCCGCTGTTGCTGCCGCTGCTGGTCGACGAGGTGCTGCTGGGCGACGGCGACGCCGCGCTCCGGGTGATGGACCGCTTCCTGCCTGGCGCCTGGGAAAGCGCCGCCGGCTATATCGGCCTGATGCTGCTGCTGACCCTGCTGCTGCGCGGCGCGGCGCTGGTGTTCAACGTGCTGCAGGCACGCCAGTTCGCCCGTCTGTCCAAGGACATCGTCTACCGCATCCGCATCCGCCTGATCGAGCGGCTCAAGCGCATCTCCCTCGGCGAGTACGAGAGCCTCGGCGGCGGCACTGTGACCACTCATCTGGTCACCGACCTGGACACCCTGGACAAGTTCGTCGGCGAGACCCTCAGCCGCTTCCTGGTGGCGACTTTGACCCTCACCGGCACCGCGGCGATCCTGCTGTGGATGCACTGGCAGCTGGCGCTGCTGATCCTGCTGTTCAACCCCCTGGTGATCTTCGCCTCGGTGCAGCTGGGCAAGCGGGTCAAACAGCTGAAGAAGCTGGAGAACGACAGCACCTCGCGCTTCACCCAGGCGCTCACCGAGACCCTCGAGGCGATCCAGGAGATCCGCGCGAGCAATCGCCAGGGCTACTTCCTCGGCCGCCTCGGCGGTCGCGCCCGGGAAGTGCGCGACTACGCCACCGCCTCGCAGTGGAAGAGCGATGCCTCCAACCGCGCCAGCGGCCTGCTGTTCCAGTTCGGCATCGACGTGTTCCGCGCCGCGGCCATGCTCACCGTGCTGTTCTCCGACCTGTCGATCGGCCAGATGCTCGCGGTGTTCAGCTACCTGTGGTTCATGATCGGCCCGGTCGAGCAGCTGCTCAGCCTGCAGTACGCCTTCTACGCCGCCGGCGGCGCCCTGCAGCGGATCAACGAGCTGCTGGCGCGGGCCGACGAGCCGCAGTACCCGGGGCGCCTCGACCCGTTCAAGGGCCGCGACACGGTCGGCATCGAGGTGCGCGGCCTGAGCTTCGCCTACAACGACGAACCGGTGCTGGACCGCCTCGACCTGAGCATCGCCGCCGGCGAGAAGGTCGCCATAGTCGGCGCCAGCGGTGGCGGCAAGAGCACCCTGGTGCAGTTGCTGCTCGGCCTCTACACCCCCCAGGCCGGGACCATCAGCTTCGGCGGCAGCAGCCAGGCGGAGATCGGCCTGGAGAAGGTCCGCGACCAGGTCGCGGTGGTGCTGCAGCACCCGGCGCTGTTCAACGACACGGTGCGCGCCAACCTGTGCATGGGCCGCGAGCGCAGCGACGCGGCCTGCTGGCGGGCGCTGGAGATCGCCCAGCTGAGCACGACCATCGGCATGCTGCCGCAGGGCCTGGACACCATAGTCGGTCGCTCGGGGGTGCGCCTGTCCGGCGGCCAGCGCCAGCGCCTGGCCATCGCCCGCATGGTCCTGGCCGAGCCCAAGGTGGTGATCCTCGACGAGGCCACCTCGGCCCTGGATGCGGCCACCGAGTACGCCCTGCACCAGGCCCTGGCGCAGTTCCTCAGCGGTCGTACCACCCTGATCATCGCCCACCGCCTGAGCGCGGTGAAGCAGGCCGACCGGGTGCTGGTGTTCGACGGCGGGCGCATCGCCGAGGACGGCGACCACCAGCAGCTGATCGCCGTCGGCGGCCTGTACGCCAAGCTCTACGGCCACCTGCAGCACTGA
- a CDS encoding rhodanese-related sulfurtransferase — MTDKIVVAALYKFVTLTDYQALREPLLQTLLDNGIKGTLLLAEEGVNGTVSGSRAGIDGLLAWFRLDPRLADVDHKESYCDEQPFYRTKVKLKKEIVTLGVPGVDPSQRVGTYVEPKDWNALISDPEVLLIDTRNDYEVAIGTFEGAVDPKTQSFREFPEYIKAHFDPARHKKVAMFCTGGIRCEKASSYMLGEGFEEVFHLKGGILKYLEEVPQEQTRWRGDCFVFDNRVTVRHDLSEGDYDQCHACRTPVSLADRESEFYTPGVSCPHCWDSLPEKTRAGARERQKQIELAKARNLPHPLGRDPRQSSEA, encoded by the coding sequence ATGACCGACAAGATCGTCGTGGCGGCGCTGTACAAGTTCGTCACCCTGACGGACTACCAGGCGCTGCGCGAGCCCCTGCTGCAAACCCTGCTGGACAACGGCATCAAAGGCACCCTGCTGCTGGCCGAGGAGGGCGTCAACGGCACCGTATCCGGCAGCCGCGCAGGCATCGACGGGCTGCTCGCCTGGTTCCGCCTGGACCCGCGCCTGGCCGATGTCGACCACAAGGAGTCCTACTGCGACGAGCAGCCCTTCTACCGCACCAAGGTCAAGCTGAAGAAGGAAATCGTCACCCTCGGCGTGCCGGGCGTCGACCCCAGCCAGCGGGTCGGTACCTACGTCGAGCCCAAGGACTGGAACGCGCTGATCAGCGACCCCGAGGTGCTGCTGATCGACACGCGCAACGACTACGAGGTGGCCATCGGCACCTTCGAGGGCGCGGTCGACCCCAAGACCCAGTCGTTCCGCGAATTTCCCGAGTACATCAAGGCCCACTTCGACCCGGCCAGGCACAAGAAGGTGGCGATGTTCTGCACCGGCGGCATCCGCTGCGAGAAGGCCTCCAGCTACATGCTCGGCGAGGGCTTCGAGGAGGTGTTCCACCTCAAGGGCGGCATCCTCAAGTACCTCGAGGAGGTGCCTCAGGAGCAGACCCGCTGGCGCGGCGACTGCTTCGTCTTCGACAACCGGGTCACGGTGCGCCACGACCTGTCCGAGGGCGACTACGACCAGTGTCACGCCTGCCGTACCCCGGTGTCGCTGGCCGACCGCGAATCCGAGTTCTACACCCCGGGCGTCAGCTGCCCGCACTGCTGGGATTCGCTGCCGGAGAAGACCCGCGCCGGCGCCCGCGAGCGGCAGAAGCAGATCGAACTGGCCAAGGCGCGCAACCTGCCGCACCCTCTGGGCCGCGACCCCCGCCAATCCTCCGAGGCCTGA